In one Plasmodium falciparum 3D7 genome assembly, chromosome: 14 genomic region, the following are encoded:
- a CDS encoding diphthamide biosynthesis protein 1, putative: MEQISLVKENVEEKKKKVHCSIPKFILENKLLEKAIKKCLPENYNFEVYKCIDIILREKYKRIALQLPEGLLVWGLYLSEIFYFFCESVEEVIILGDVTYGGCCIDDFTSGKLNCDLIIHYGHSCLIPLTVTKIRCIYVFVDIKLNSTHLVDTIKKNFDKNDIILLLGTIQFSCIVHNVHNILKKENYFHTFLPIPQVLPLTKGEVLGCTSPNLYEFLYEHIIKYERDKKYSELEKEKGEEGKNKETQEKRDNINNIILVNKMKESLNEHDIRKECQIFLKKKNVKIIFIADGRFHLESVMIHNPDFLFYRYNPFDKIITEEKYDYKLFYDIRKNEIKKCVNCKSIGIILSTLGRQGNVNILTNIINIMKKKNISFFILLLSEIFNEKLQLFQNVDLFIQIGCPRLSIDWGNYNLKPLLNTYEAYVLLNSVPYKDIYPMDYYSHKGNIWTNYAAGVGFYNEKNLTTKEIIRRRIQMRKSKIAIHYHQ; this comes from the coding sequence atggaacAAATTAGCTTAGTAAAAGAAAAtgttgaagaaaaaaaaaaaaaagttcacTGCTCTATACCCAAGTTTATACttgaaaataaattattagaaaaggcaataaaaaaatgtctTCCTGAAAATTACAATTTTGAAgtttataaatgtatagatattatattaagagaaaaatataaacgtaTTGCCTTACAATTACCTGAAGGATTATTAGTATGGGGATTATATTTATctgaaatattttattttttttgtgaatcCGTAGAAGAAGTTATTATATTAGGAGATGTAACATATGGTGGTTGTTGTATAGATGATTTTACTAGTGGGAAATTAAATTGTGATTTGATTATTCATTATGGTCACTCATGTTTAATACCTTTGACCGTAACAAAAATTAggtgtatatatgtttttgtCGATATTAAGTTGAATTCAACACATTTAGTagatacaataaaaaaaaattttgataaaaatgatattatcTTGCTACTCGGAACTATTCAATTTTCTTGTATTGTACATaatgttcataatatattgaaaaaggaaaattattttcataccTTTTTACCCATACCTCAAGTATTACCATTAACAAAAGGAGAGGTACTTGGTTGTACCTCACCAAATTTGTatgaatttttatatgaacatattataaaatatgaaagggacaaaaaatatagtgaattagaaaaagaaaaaggtgAAGAAGGAAAAAACAAAGAAACACAAGAAAAAAGAGACAACatcaataatataatattggtaaataaaatgaaagaatCATTAAACGAACATGATATTAGAAAAGAAtgtcaaatatttttaaaaaaaaaaaacgtgaaaattatttttatagcaGATGGTAGATTTCATCTAGAAAGTGTCATGATACATAATCctgattttttattttatcgtTATAATCCATTcgataaaataataacagaagaaaaatatgattataaacttttttatgatataagaaaaaatgaaataaaaaaatgtgttAATTGTAAGTCTATTGGTATTATTCTAAGTACGTTGGGTAGACAAGGaaatgttaatattttaacaaatattatcaatattatgaaaaagaaaaatatctctttttttattctattaTTATCTGAAATATTCAATGAAAAACTACAACTCTTTCAAAATGTAGACCTTTTTATACAAATCGGATGTCCAAGATTATCAATCGATTGGGGAAATTATAATCTAAAACCTTTGTTAAATACATATGAAGCATATGTGCTCCTAAACTCAGTAccatataaagatatataccCTATGGATTATTATTCACATAAAGGAAATATTTGGACAAATTATGCAGCTGGAGTGGGattttataatgaaaaaaatttaacaaCCAAAGAAATCATACGTAGAAGAATTCAAATGAGAAAAAGTAAAATTGCTATACATTATCACCAATGA
- a CDS encoding DnaJ protein, putative: protein MEEIILHMIIIAPLTKWLIGSNRRWNQGKREYGIYIALLVLFCVGIYELRKPNQNLYEVLNLNAYASKTDIQQSFRKMSRIYHPDKNKEPDSLDRFNKIREAYEVLSNDKKKYTYDRFGDFGDSEITSFFYVEIIIIAMFQFAISFIFGFLYTYGKDNEKYRILICLYIALNFCMELILRFSPESTVFLSFIPILSHYTPFERIHAFRVLVPLIMNAILLVDIYYIEEDTEVYVSTFCEYVFENNSKSIKNYDDAVLFCARLVDGKMNNASNFSWREEKSSLDITNMYELDDDKVFDKQYDKDDIFYSLLYNIIENNKNQIDLKIPKKELCRRFDWSRWYTTAILEKNTEEKNFVESNATKGIIFSSVLYFIGLVSHLVSK from the exons ATGGAAGAAATTATTCTccatatgattattattgcACCATTAACAAAATGGTTGATTGGATCAAATAGGAGATGGAACCAAGGGAAAAGGGAGTATGGTATATATATTGCTTTGCTTGTACTATTTTGTGTAGGTATATATGAGTTAAGAAAACCGAATCAAAATTTGTATGAAGTATTAAATTTGAATGCATATGCTTCAAAAACGGATATACAACAGTCATTTCGAAAAATGTCAAGGATATATCATccagataaaaataaagaacctGATTCTTTAGATCGTTTTAATAAGATAAGAGAAGCATATGAAGTGTTATCtaatgataaaaagaaatatacttATGATAGATTTGGTGATTTTGGAGATAGTGAAATAACAAGTTTCTTTTATGtagaaattataattatagcTATGTTTCAATTTGcaatatcttttatatttggTTTTCTTTATACATATGGAAAAGATAATGAAAAGTATAGGATcctaatatgtttatatatagcTTTGAATTTTTGTATGGAATTAATATTAAGATTTAGCCCAGAGAGTACAGTATTCTTATCCTTTATTCCTATATTATCTCATTATACACCGTTTGAAAGGATACATGCATTTAGAGTACTAGTACCTTTAATAATGAATGCCATACTTTTggtagatatatattatattgaagAAGACACAGAAGTGTATGTCTCTACATTTTGTGAATAtgtttttgaaaataattcaaagtccataaaaaattatgacgACGCTGTTTTATTTTGCGCCCGACTAGTTGAcg GGAAAATGAACAATGCTAGCAACTTTTCTTGGAGAGAAGAGAAAAGTTCTTTAgatattacaaatatgtaCGAATTAGATGATGATAAAGTATTTGACAAACAATATGATAAGgatgatattttttattccttattatataatatcattgaaaataataaaaatcaaaTTGATTTAAAAATACCAAAAAAAGAATTGTGTAGAAGGTTCGATTGGTCGAGATGGTATACAACAGCTATTCTTGAGAAGAACACAGAGGaa aAAAATTTTGTTGAAAGCAATGCAACCAAgggtattattttttcttcggTTCTATATTTTATTGGACTAGTTTCTCACCTCgtatcaaaataa
- a CDS encoding 26S proteasome regulatory subunit RPN13, putative, producing MDSAKIHLQINAGKCIYDGKMVKPDKRKGKLVLYKIYDNLYNFQWINRENNEIEDNLILTKSISLERVEQCKTGRVYLLRNKTRGEISFYWMQDYDDSKDEIFVKQFNSIITNELANIDAGSKPSNTNDYLSELSGLIISQTRNMNKDNTKKDIYFKDIFKGEYFSKLLEIPEALEELKIHMPEGYKTKEDIIDVINSRALNPNLKALDMSLPTHLNFVLISLNLPPHEGEVNDPMEYIVDALEKKYTKEENN from the exons ATGGATTCAGca aaGATACATTTACAAATTAATGCTGGGAAATGTATTTATGATGGGAAAATGGTCAAACCAGATAAACGAAAGGGGAAATTGGTCCTTTACAAA ATTTATGATAATCTTTACAACTTTCAATGGATTAATAGAGAAAATAACGAAATTGAG gATAATTTGATATTAACCAAAAGCATTTCCTTAGAACGAGTTGAACAATGTAAAACGGGAAGGGTCTATttattaagaaataaaaccagag gcGAAATTTCGTTTTATTGGATGCAGGATTATGATGATTCGAAGGACGAa ATTTTCGTTAAGCAATTTAACTCCATTATAACAAATGAACTAGCAAAca tCGACGCTGGAAGTAAACCATCTAATACAAATGATTATCTCTCTGAGTTGTCAGGATTAATCATATCTCAAACgagaaatatgaataaagataatacaaaaaaag atatttattttaaggatatatttaaaggtgaatatttttcaaaactCTTGGAGATTCCAGAAGCAttagaagaattaaaaat ACATATGCCCGAAGGATATAAAACCAAAGAAGATATTATAGATGTTATTAACAGCAGAGCATTAAATCCAAACTTAAAAGCTCTAGATATGTCGCTACCTACACATTTAAATTTTGTTCTAATTTCATTAa aTTTACCACCTCATGAAGGAGAAGTAAATGATC cTATGGAATATATTGTTGATGCtctggaaaaaaaatatacgaaGGAAgagaataattaa
- a CDS encoding zinc finger protein, putative: MIETYIYWNFRGSRGNGNILRISLPCSYNTIKKKIMELTNIHIENNLDILLYHNNKILSEYESIHHEMLIEIQRSSIDVVRDMLQKSNDLFLEKNKSKTEANKNNGITQRTIQNHQKINNRMINDYNNKISKFNNNNNNNNKTTGYFHNNNRPWNIYNRNNIIKDEDKNIYGENNLITNQQQTEEAAEELEEDEEMKIHLAMEKNNVYKSNYNNNKIRLNYYKRDRNNATHFMQNKLKNTSHNIIKNNKNVIANNNITSSSKVDGEYSTTYHQKNNYLPNTYTHGGTYNKFKNHITNNHNNIHANNMDEETINKKVSPDYICHMCGKKGHSIKNCTMSSFNNNNKKIKVPTGIPTNFLTKIKTEDIYKYDQIYILKDGSYGILKDVEDVSGSAYLYRSVEDKINIYLGVHNNKNNNNNNNNNNNNNSNNSSNNNYYNNSDVPNEPQNNEKISNLYKCLLCRKLYTEPVTLHCCAETYCKACLYKYNKKKMKDTSNISSSYHNKNNNYTNQESNKAIGAGAGAGAGAGSASASGGQLMKCPSCSKYINSDELIVNTNIKNVIDTIVKNQKINQVNDEMGNKPSANTFVEINNNMNLMDDHNNNINNNNNINNNNNINNNNNINNYNNSNNSNGVAGADEHNNINSHNNQNITHNFTNNSSNDLGYNHNQNIFNLSHKDNIHNIKQNEFNHVNFNPLITFSFNLYELKKEHDFAAAYIAQYKLKKKKKKKRQLNINLSVLNKKIC, encoded by the coding sequence atgattgaAACCTATATATACTGGAATTTTCGTGGGAGCCGGGGGAATGGGAACATCCTAAGGATATCGCTTCCATGTAGTTATAACacgataaaaaagaaaataatggaGTTGACAAATATACACATAGAAAACAATTTGGATATCTTACTATATCACAATAATAAGATTTTAAGCGAATATGAAAGTATACATCATGAGATGTTAATAGAAATTCAAAGAAGTAGTATTGATGTGGTGAGGGATATGTTACAAAAGAgtaatgatttatttttagaaaagaataaaagtAAGACAGAGGCAAATAAGAATAATGGTATAACACAAAGAACAATTCAAAATCaccaaaaaattaataatcgTATgataaatgattataataataaaatatctaaatttaacaataataataataataataataagacaACTGGATATTTTCACAATAATAACAGACcctggaatatatataatagaaataatattataaaagatgaagacaaaaatatttatggaGAAAATAATCTGATAACAAATCAACAACAAACAGAAGAAGCAGCAGAAGAATTagaagaagatgaagaaaTGAAAATTCATTTGGCcatggaaaaaaataatgtatataaatcaaattataataataacaaaataagattaaattattataaaagagATCGAAACAATGCAACTCATTTTATGcagaataaattaaaaaacacatctcataatataataaaaaataataaaaatgtaatagctaataataatattacctCGAGTAGTAAGGTAGATGGGGAATATTCAACAACATAtcatcaaaaaaataattatttaccaaatacatatacacacggtggtacatataataaatttaaaaatcatataaccaataatcataataatattcatgcAAATAATATGGATGAAGAAACTATCAATAAAAAAGTCTCTCCGGATTATATATGTCATATGTGTGGAAAGAAAGGACATAGTATAAAAAATTGTACAATGagttcatttaataataataataaaaaaataaaagttccTACAGGAATTCCAACCAACtttttaacaaaaataaaaacggaagatatatataaatatgatcaaatatatattttaaaagatggTAGTTATGGTATATTAAAAGATGTAGAAGATGTTAGTGGAAGTGCATATTTGTATAGAAGCGTCgaggataaaataaatatatatttgggggtacataataataaaaataataataacaacaacaacaacaataataataataatagtaataatagtagtaataataattattataataatagtgatGTCCCTAACGAACctcaaaataatgaaaaaatttcaAATCTCTATAAATGCTTGTTATgtagaaaattatataccgAACCAGTAACTTTACATTGTTGTGCTGAAACGTATTGTAAAgcatgtttatataaatataataaaaaaaaaatgaaagacaCATCAAACATATCTTCATCTTatcataataagaataataattatacaaatcAAGAATCTAATAAGGCAATAGGAGCAGGAGCAGGAGCAGGAGCAGGAGCAGGATCAGCATCAGCATCAGGAGGACAACTTATGAAATGTCCTAGTTGTTCAAAGTACATTAACTCAGACGAATTAATtgttaatacaaatattaagAATGTGATAGATACAATTGTTAAGAATCAAAAAATTAATCAAGTGAATGATGAAATGGGAAATAAACCATCTGCCAATACATTtgttgaaataaataataatatgaatctAATGGATGACcacaacaataatataaataataataataatataaataataataataatataaataataataataatataaataattataataatagtaacaatAGTAATGGCGTAGCAGGGGCAgatgaacataataatattaattctcATAATAATCAAAACATTACACATAATTTTACTAATAACAGTAGTAATGATTTAGGATATAAtcataatcaaaatatatttaatttaagtcataaagataatatacataatataaaacaaaacgaATTTAATCATGTAAATTTTAATCCTTTAattacattttcttttaatttatatgaattaaaGAAAGAACACGATTTTGCAGCTGCATATATAGCTCAATATaaactcaaaaaaaaaaaaaaaaaaaaaagacaactCAACATAAATCTTTCCgtattaaacaaaaaaatttgctaa